From Streptomyces sp. Edi4, one genomic window encodes:
- a CDS encoding MFS transporter: MTGTTMAGARPRAAAGGANRWVILVVLCVSLLFVALDATVLHVAIPSVTEDLRPGSVELLWIVDAYPLVCAALLILFGTLGDRVGRRRILLLGYGIFGAASAVAALAESAPVLIAARALLGIGGAMIMPATLSILRVVFPDRRERATAIGIWTAVAAIGAATGPVLGGFLVQHFWWGSVFLVNIPLMALMLPVGRWILPESKGSSDGPWDVLGALMAAGGILAAVFGVKRLGAGDGVLDGPGLAALCAGAALLVVFVRRQRRRTHPLVDIKLFSRPAFATSVGCIIIAMLALVGLELIAVQYLQLVLGLSPLQTGLRMLPLTFAAMAAGATGSYTLRRLGPRRMVCTGFVLVAAAVLLLVPMGQSDWPTLMIVSFVVLGFGLQTTLFAAYESMLSEAPPERAGGAAAIGETSYQLGAGIGIALLGSVMNAAYAPGLSSVGGVPAAASAAAANSLGEAYDVAARLGGPAGAALRGAARASFVHGLHVTLFVSAGLLLLGAVAGLRLPRVMDCSVAGQDHEPARESGSAPEPERRRAVQLPSQTRPGDVAAVDSGRTGH; encoded by the coding sequence ATGACAGGGACGACCATGGCCGGCGCACGACCGCGTGCCGCCGCCGGCGGCGCCAACCGCTGGGTCATCCTCGTCGTCCTCTGTGTGAGCCTGCTGTTCGTGGCGCTCGACGCCACCGTGCTGCACGTCGCGATCCCCTCGGTCACCGAGGACCTGCGGCCGGGCTCCGTCGAACTGCTGTGGATCGTCGACGCCTACCCCCTGGTGTGCGCCGCCCTCCTCATCCTCTTCGGCACCCTGGGCGACCGGGTGGGCCGGCGCCGGATCCTGCTGCTCGGCTACGGCATCTTCGGCGCCGCCTCCGCGGTGGCCGCCCTCGCCGAATCGGCGCCGGTGCTCATCGCGGCCCGCGCCCTGCTCGGCATCGGCGGCGCGATGATCATGCCCGCCACGCTCTCCATCCTGCGCGTCGTCTTCCCCGACCGCCGCGAGCGGGCCACCGCCATCGGCATCTGGACGGCGGTCGCGGCGATCGGCGCCGCGACCGGACCCGTGCTCGGCGGCTTCCTCGTCCAGCACTTCTGGTGGGGCTCGGTCTTCCTCGTCAACATTCCGCTGATGGCCCTGATGCTGCCCGTCGGCCGCTGGATCCTGCCCGAGTCCAAGGGCAGTTCCGACGGACCCTGGGACGTGCTCGGGGCGCTGATGGCGGCCGGCGGCATACTCGCGGCCGTCTTCGGCGTGAAGCGGCTCGGCGCCGGTGACGGCGTCCTCGACGGCCCCGGGCTCGCCGCTCTGTGCGCGGGCGCGGCACTGCTCGTTGTCTTCGTGCGCAGGCAGCGCCGTCGCACCCATCCGCTGGTCGACATCAAGCTGTTCTCCCGGCCCGCCTTCGCGACCTCGGTCGGCTGCATCATCATCGCCATGCTGGCGCTCGTGGGCCTCGAGCTCATAGCGGTCCAGTACCTCCAGCTCGTGCTCGGGCTCTCCCCGCTCCAGACCGGTCTGCGGATGCTGCCGCTGACCTTCGCCGCGATGGCGGCGGGCGCGACCGGCTCGTACACGCTGCGCCGGCTCGGCCCGCGCCGGATGGTCTGCACCGGCTTCGTGCTGGTGGCGGCGGCCGTGCTGCTGCTCGTCCCGATGGGCCAGAGCGACTGGCCGACGCTGATGATCGTCTCGTTCGTCGTGCTGGGCTTCGGGCTCCAGACCACCCTGTTCGCCGCGTACGAGTCGATGCTCAGCGAGGCGCCGCCCGAGCGGGCCGGCGGCGCGGCCGCCATCGGTGAGACCTCCTACCAGCTCGGCGCCGGCATCGGCATCGCCCTGCTCGGCAGCGTGATGAACGCCGCCTACGCGCCCGGACTCTCCTCGGTCGGCGGCGTCCCCGCCGCCGCGTCGGCCGCCGCCGCCAATTCGCTGGGCGAGGCCTACGACGTCGCCGCCCGGCTCGGCGGCCCGGCCGGCGCCGCCCTGCGCGGCGCGGCCCGCGCGTCCTTCGTGCACGGCCTGCACGTCACGCTGTTCGTCAGTGCGGGCCTGCTGCTCCTGGGCGCGGTGGCCGGGCTGCGGCTGCCTCGCGTCATGGACTGCTCGGTGGCCGGCCAGGACCACGAGCCCGCCCGCGAGAGCGGCTCCGCGCCCGAGCCCGAGCGACGGCGGGCCGTGCAGCTGCCCTCCCAGACGCGACCCGGCGATGTGGCCGCCGTGGACTCTGGACGCACGGGACACTGA
- a CDS encoding phosphatase PAP2 family protein, translating to MRTDRIFARLDREPEPPKIEIPRMSRHRVVLFGATLAFYLAIVVAVLGSSWLVELDWKVMLFRPYERWPQLHGFLDYFVVLGQRGPTAVMVMAWLGWRSWRQHTLRPLLSLGAALLLLNITVGAVKLGLGRLGPHYATQIGSAELFAGGDIFPSGHTANAVVTWGILGYLATTPRARRWLSVTSAMVALGVGATTVYLGTHWVSDVLLGWAAGLLILLALPWFEPLTARAEAFLLALRDKARERGRGMVLPVPVPVPSAAAMPPRRGHDEDETPVREPVGVAGARGAGRPLPARPHQPARSERPPVVPSGTRRPPHTERAPRGTAPARPMGG from the coding sequence GTGCGTACTGACCGAATCTTCGCCCGCCTGGACCGGGAGCCCGAGCCACCGAAGATAGAGATCCCGCGGATGAGCCGTCACCGCGTGGTCCTCTTCGGCGCGACGTTGGCGTTCTACCTCGCCATCGTCGTGGCCGTTCTCGGGTCGTCCTGGCTCGTCGAGCTGGACTGGAAGGTCATGCTGTTCCGGCCGTACGAGCGGTGGCCGCAGCTGCACGGCTTCCTGGACTACTTCGTGGTCCTCGGCCAGCGCGGCCCGACCGCGGTGATGGTGATGGCGTGGCTGGGCTGGCGCTCCTGGCGCCAGCACACCCTGCGGCCGCTCCTGAGCCTCGGAGCGGCCCTCCTGCTGCTCAACATCACGGTCGGCGCGGTCAAACTCGGGCTCGGCAGGCTCGGCCCGCACTACGCCACGCAGATAGGGTCCGCGGAGCTCTTCGCGGGCGGCGACATATTTCCCTCGGGACACACCGCCAACGCGGTGGTGACCTGGGGCATCCTCGGCTATCTCGCCACCACCCCGCGGGCCAGACGCTGGCTGTCGGTCACCTCGGCCATGGTCGCTCTCGGCGTGGGGGCGACCACCGTCTATCTCGGCACCCACTGGGTGAGCGATGTGCTCCTCGGCTGGGCGGCCGGGCTGCTGATCCTGCTCGCCCTGCCCTGGTTCGAACCGCTCACCGCCCGCGCCGAGGCCTTCCTGCTCGCGCTGCGCGACAAGGCGCGCGAACGTGGGCGCGGCATGGTTCTGCCCGTCCCGGTGCCGGTCCCCTCGGCCGCCGCGATGCCGCCCAGGCGCGGGCACGACGAGGACGAGACGCCGGTGCGCGAGCCGGTCGGTGTGGCGGGCGCGCGCGGCGCGGGCCGGCCGCTCCCGGCCAGGCCCCACCAGCCGGCCCGCTCGGAGCGGCCCCCGGTCGTCCCCTCGGGCACCCGGCGCCCGCCGCACACGGAGCGGGCGCCGCGCGGCACCGCCCCGGCCCGCCCGATGGGCGGCTGA
- a CDS encoding I78 family peptidase inhibitor, whose amino-acid sequence MAPIPSHSAHPDDAPAAYVGLAADDAERRAAERGWPTVRSLPPGSVITMEYMPGRLNFEVEHGTVTRCWHG is encoded by the coding sequence ATGGCACCCATACCGTCGCACTCCGCACATCCCGACGACGCTCCCGCCGCCTATGTGGGTCTCGCCGCCGACGACGCCGAGCGCCGCGCGGCCGAACGCGGCTGGCCCACCGTCAGGTCCCTGCCACCGGGTTCGGTCATCACCATGGAGTACATGCCGGGGCGGCTGAACTTCGAGGTCGAGCACGGCACCGTGACCCGCTGCTGGCACGGCTGA
- a CDS encoding glycosyltransferase family 4 protein has translation MHLSFLLHNAYSLGGTIRSTFNLAGELARRHDVEIVSVFRHRDDPTLPAPDGVRLRHLVDLRKGSAGYEGEDPQHLRAAKVFPRGDGRHSQYSRLTDARIGAHLRETGADVVIGTRPGLNVHIARETRPGVVRVGQEHLTLTGHGYRLRREIAHSYPLLDAITTVTRADAAAYQELGLPGVRVDAVPNAVPAPAVAPASGDGKLVVAAGRLTQVKRYDLLVRAFARVVAERPDWRLRIYGSGDAFGNERDALRNLIDDLGLYNHVFLMGLVRDLDSEWVKGSIAAVTSDHESFGMTIVEAMRCGVPVVSTDCPQGPREIINDHVDGRLVETGDADAVASALLELIQDDGLRHRMAKAALDNSRRFDPARTAEQHEAIFEALHAQGGASRTPGLLRDGLYRARGSAIDGAYTLRHKAISVLRKGQTA, from the coding sequence ATGCACCTCTCATTCCTGCTGCACAACGCGTACAGCCTGGGCGGCACCATCCGGTCCACCTTCAACCTCGCCGGTGAGCTCGCCCGGCGGCACGACGTCGAGATCGTCTCCGTCTTCCGCCACCGCGACGACCCCACCCTGCCCGCCCCCGACGGCGTCCGCCTGCGCCACCTCGTGGATCTGCGCAAGGGCAGCGCGGGATACGAGGGCGAGGACCCCCAGCACCTGCGGGCCGCCAAGGTCTTCCCGCGCGGCGACGGCCGCCACAGCCAGTACAGCCGGCTCACCGACGCCCGGATAGGCGCCCATCTGCGCGAGACCGGGGCGGACGTCGTGATCGGCACCCGGCCAGGCCTCAATGTCCACATAGCCCGCGAGACCCGGCCCGGCGTGGTCCGGGTGGGCCAGGAGCACCTGACCCTGACCGGCCACGGCTACCGGCTGCGCCGCGAGATAGCCCACTCCTATCCGCTGCTCGACGCGATCACCACCGTCACCCGGGCCGACGCGGCCGCCTACCAGGAGCTCGGGCTGCCCGGCGTACGCGTCGACGCGGTGCCCAACGCGGTGCCCGCCCCCGCCGTCGCACCCGCGTCGGGCGACGGGAAGCTCGTCGTGGCGGCCGGCCGGCTCACCCAGGTCAAGCGGTACGACCTGCTGGTGCGGGCCTTCGCCCGGGTGGTCGCCGAGCGGCCGGACTGGCGCCTGCGGATCTACGGCTCGGGCGACGCCTTCGGAAACGAACGCGACGCCCTGCGCAACCTCATCGACGATCTTGGCCTCTACAACCATGTGTTCCTCATGGGGCTCGTGCGCGACCTCGACAGCGAGTGGGTCAAGGGCTCCATCGCGGCCGTCACCTCCGACCACGAGTCCTTCGGCATGACCATCGTCGAAGCGATGCGCTGCGGAGTGCCGGTCGTCTCCACGGACTGCCCCCAGGGACCACGCGAAATCATCAACGACCACGTGGACGGCCGGCTCGTCGAGACGGGCGACGCCGACGCGGTGGCCTCGGCCCTGCTCGAACTGATCCAGGACGACGGACTGCGCCACCGCATGGCCAAGGCGGCCCTGGACAACTCGCGGCGCTTCGACCCGGCCAGGACCGCCGAGCAGCACGAGGCCATCTTCGAGGCGCTGCACGCCCAGGGCGGCGCGAGCCGCACGCCCGGACTGCTGCGCGACGGTCTGTACCGGGCCAGGGGCTCCGCCATCGACGGGGCCTACACCCTGCGCCACAAGGCCATCTCCGTGCTCCGGAAAGGGCAGACCGCATGA
- a CDS encoding transglycosylase family protein, whose protein sequence is MSVGTSGSSSSRRRGTAALIAAAAVAPFALLAATGQASAADAGVWDRIAQCESGGNWHINTHNGYYGGLQFDAGTWRAHGGGAYAPTADGASRAQQIAVAVKVQRAQGWGAWPSCSRHAGASGSVPAGAEPAVRHAPAAPKPYKAPAAPRRVEATKPEHKAAAPEHHAAAPEHHAAPPRPEVASAAPSGSYTVRAGDTLSSVAEAHGAPWQALYAANRAVIGTDPDLILPGQRLAL, encoded by the coding sequence ATGTCCGTTGGTACCAGTGGTTCCAGCTCCTCGCGCAGGCGTGGGACGGCGGCGCTGATCGCGGCCGCCGCCGTGGCGCCGTTCGCGCTGCTCGCCGCCACCGGCCAGGCCTCGGCGGCCGACGCCGGGGTGTGGGACCGCATCGCCCAGTGCGAGAGCGGCGGAAACTGGCACATCAACACCCACAACGGCTACTACGGAGGGTTGCAGTTCGACGCCGGGACCTGGCGGGCGCACGGCGGCGGCGCGTACGCGCCCACGGCCGACGGCGCCAGCAGGGCCCAGCAGATCGCCGTCGCCGTCAAGGTGCAGCGCGCACAGGGCTGGGGCGCCTGGCCGTCCTGTTCGCGCCACGCCGGAGCATCGGGCAGCGTCCCGGCGGGCGCGGAGCCGGCCGTCCGGCACGCACCGGCCGCGCCGAAGCCGTACAAGGCGCCCGCCGCGCCGCGCCGGGTCGAGGCCACCAAGCCCGAGCACAAGGCGGCCGCGCCCGAGCACCACGCGGCCGCGCCCGAGCACCACGCGGCGCCGCCGCGCCCCGAGGTCGCATCCGCCGCGCCGTCCGGCTCGTACACGGTCCGCGCCGGTGACACGCTCTCCTCGGTCGCCGAGGCCCACGGCGCCCCCTGGCAGGCGCTGTACGCGGCGAACCGGGCCGTCATCGGCACCGACCCCGACCTCATCCTGCCCGGGCAGCGGCTCGCCCTCTGA